The following nucleotide sequence is from Candidatus Woesearchaeota archaeon.
GCGCATGGCACAAAGCGCAGCCTGTCAAAACAATCGTCCAAACGCAGATTCCCATTCATCATTTCCATTTCCTCAAGAGTCAAGAGTTTGTGCAGGAAAAACAGCGCTGGTATTTTGAGCTCTCCAAAGAAAAATATAAAGAAGCGAAAGATCCAAAGATCGCGATTGACCTTGCGGTGGGCTACATTATCTATGAGAACAATCCGCTTGCGGCGTTTCAGCGCATCAAGGAAGCAGTCCAAAGTCAGGAAAACTTCGATAAGAAAAAAGAAACGCTCATAAGCGATCTCATGGCGAAAAACAAACAGCTTCGCGGCCTCCACGAACTTTTTCAACTGCTTGATCTGACCAAGCATGATTCAAATAGTGTTCTCAATCTCGCGAAAGCGTATTATCAGATCAAGGCATATCGTGCGGCGATTATTGTGTTAAAGAAACTGTTTGAAGAAAATCCGCAAGACCCATTGATTATAGAATATCTTGGCGTTTGCTATGACAATATAAAATACACAGAAGACGCGATAAGAGTGTTTGAGCATGGCGTTGTCGTGCATCCGAATAATGCTTCATTTTATTTCTGTCTTGGCGCGTTGTATGAGAAAGCAAAGGAGTTTGGGAAAGCGTGCGCTGCGTTTGATGCCGCGATAAAGACCGGACATCCAATGGGGGCGGCAATCAAGCAAAGAATCGAAATGCTGAGAAAGTTGCAATCAGGTGAACACGCGCACTTTAATATTACGATGGGAAAAGTGTAGAGAATAGTTTCTTCTTTCCTTAGTTTTTCTATACTTTTGTTTCCTGACGTTGTTTCCCTATATAATAGAGGATAATTAGGGACTCACCTCAAATACACGCACCAGCAAGATCTTGTACTGTCAGGGGGACCCGCACAACGCGAAGCATTGCGTGGGGTTTTATTTGAAGTGATTACCTCACTATAATGTACAATAAAAAAAACCACAGAATAATAAAAAACTGCGGACGACAGGACTCGAACCTGCGTAGGCACTAAGCCAATAGGTCCTAAGCCTATCCCGTTTGGCCACTCCGGCACGTCCGCAATGTAAAATTCTAAAAACTCCTGCTTCTTTATATAATTAATGGTATTTTTTGAGAGGCAAAACAAAGTTTTTTTAAACAAAATAGTGCAATCGTAACACCTCATCATACCCTAAAACAATGAAGCGCCCAAACCGCGAAAACTATTTAAAGGAGTTTTGACCTATTGAATACTCTCAACGCAGCTAAGCGTCTTTTGTCCGACGGAAATGCGCATCCCGCGCATCATCCAAAGCAAAGCGCGAATATGCGTACGGGAAACTATATAAACAAAAAGCTGTTCTTGCGGAAAGACAGCAAAAGACTGTGCATCCTGCATGGTTTCAAAGAGCCTAGATATGTGCCGCGTCATGCGGCGAGTATGGGATTGAGCCTAGAACTAATAGCCTAGAGAAAAAAAGAATATACACACGGAGGTGTCGTGTATGCGAGTAAAAAAAACTATCAGTAAAATTGCATCTATTGGTGCAGCAGCTACAATGGTAGGTGCGACATTAATGGGAGCAGCTATGGCAGCAGACCTCAGCGAATATCCGAGCATGTTCATCGAAGATGGAACATTTAACGGTATTTTAGTTGTTGGTGCTGATGCGAAGGCAGAAGACGTTATTGGGATTACCAATATTGCGACAAGCCTACAAACACAGTCTGTTCAGACAACAGTTGTTTCTGAAGAAGAATCAGACGAAGAGTACAGTGTAAGCGAAGGATACGAACTCTGTAACAGAAACTTGTACCCTGGATACAACATCTCAGCTTGTGAACCAAGCGTTGACGACGCAGACCTTGACTTGTTGGCGGACGATGTCTACCACGACGCAGAAGGAACCAATGACAACGATGAGAAGTACACACAGCAGATCTTCTTCCAGAGTCAGGCAACAGGACAGTTCTTGTATACACAAGATGATGATGACGCGCCAGAAGCGAACACCTACATCTTCGTGGATAACTCCAATAACTTCCTGTACAACTACAGCTTGCAGTTTGACAGCTATATTTCAGTGGATAACACCTCTGACGCGACAGCTGGCGACGATTTGGAAGGAACATCGATCAACATCCAGGGAAGAAGCTACACAGTAACTGATGCAAAGTTAACCAATACTAAAATCAGTGAACTTGAACTTCAATCTGGAGACTCTGTTGTGTGGATGAGCGAAGGCGAATCTTTAACACGAACAATTGATGGTGTTGAACACACGGTAGAATTGATGGACGTTTCCGCGGATGCAACAGAAGACACGGGGTCCTGTGGATTCAAAGTTGACGGTACAGAAGTGTGGGTTGACGTCAAAGACACAGAAACAGTGAACGGCGTAACGCTTGGTATCACTGACGCGAAGCGAGTCAACATTGAAGCAGGAGATCAAGACGTGTGTGAAGTCGCGATTGGAGCAGGCGAAGTAACTATTCGATCAAATGATGAGATCCAATTCAACAACGAAGATGTTGATGGAACTCTCGGGCTCTTTAGGCATGTCGCTGCAGGCGGAGCGACTGAAGTACGATGGACTGGATTTGATATCGCGTTTGCGCCAGACACAGACGAAGTCTACCTCCAGCCAGGAGACGAGTATATTGATCCAATGTTTGGAAACTTTAAACTCGTTTTCGCAGGAGTCGAAACAGGTGGCGTTGAAACAATCGAATTCGTCGCGGGATCAACATCAGCGGAAATCCGATTCAAGAACGAAGATGGTCGCTTAGTGGAAATTCCACTTAGTGCAGATTCCAGCTTCACATCTGGAGAAGGAGCAACAGAACCAATTTTCTGGGGTACAGAAGCACCATCAGCAACAACAGCAAATCAGGACGAACTCGTGTATTTACAAAACGAAATCTGTACTGGTTCAGCGTCAGTTGTGGACTGTCAGGGCGCGATGTTCCTTGTTATTGAAACAACAAAGAAAGAAGCGCACTTGGTTCAGATTACCAACATCGACACCAACGACAATGAAATCAACTTTGATGATTTGACGTATGGGACAACAGATGACGACGTGTCGTACACAGATGATAGCGCGGCACGAGCTGTTTCCAACATCTCTTTGAAGAGTGCGGGAACAATTGGACTCGTCATCAACGAAACTGGAAAGTACATCAACTTCACCAGTATTGGTTCATCAAACGGTGCGAACATCACCACACTGAACCGTGCGAAGTTGACAATTGAGGACGGTACATCAGATACGCACGAATTTAATTCTGGTGTTCAGGATATAGCGAAACAACAATTCCATGGTATGTTGTTCACGGAATATAACGATGGGGATCTTTCCGCATCCTTGTATTTAGGTGGAACATCTAACGCTGTTGGTCCATTCAACATCACTGCATCATACGATGACGTGACAGACAACAGCATCGAATGGAACAGCTCGCATGTTTCAGCATTGAACAGAGCAGTTGGATATGGTCTCTTCGACGAAAGTGATGAAAACGATGACTTCCAGAAGTTCTACACAAAGAAGGGAACGTTAATCACCTACGACAGAGAAGACCAGCAGAGTTTGGTTATCGAGCACCCATACGACACCGCGTACGCGAAAGTCTATGTAGCTCCAACTGATGCAACAACAAGCGAATCAATGACGTCCAGCACGTCAACGATTATACCAATCAGTGTCAGCGCAGTAAAGCTTGACACTGAAGTAAGCAATGTAGAGAGTAAGAACATTGTCGCAGTAGGCGGTCCATGCGCTAACGCAGTAGTTGCGGAGTTAATGGGCAACCCATCTGACTGTGGTTCAGCTCTTGGCATCGAAAGCGGACAGGCTTTAATCAAATTGTTCGAAAACGGTGACTATGTTGCGCTTGTTGTCGCAGGTCAGGATGCTATGGACACACGACTTGCAGCGCAGATCTTATCCAATTGGGATGATTACGACCTCAGTGGATCAGAAATGATTGCAACGACGGTGAGCGAAAGCAGCTTGTCTGTTGAATCTGTTGAATAAGGCGAAAGCCTTTTTTCTTTCTTTTTCTTTTTTTATTTTTCTTCATCAACAATTTCTTATCATCTTTAATCATCTTGAACAGAACTTTAACATAACTTTTTTTTACAGCATCTCAGAAAGAATAACCCCATATAGGACATAAAAACACGCACCAGCAGACCTTGTACTGTCAGGGGGACCCATTGCACAAAAGTGCAATGGGGTATTATAGAAGTTAATAAAAATTAATAAAAATGTAGAAAAGTGAATGAGATAAATTACAACGAAGCGATCTCCTTCTCAAAACCCTCTCCTAACCCAGGAAATAGTACTTTAAACTGAGACAAACATTGTTCCGCATTCTTTCTATCCTTGATGATGATAAATGTCTGAATCAGGTTCATATACAGCGACTTTGTGATTGCAGAGGGTTGTCCAGAACACGCAATCCCTTTCTCAAAATACAGAGAAGCAGCAGTATAATCTTTTTCAGCGCCAGATAAAA
It contains:
- a CDS encoding glycosyltransferase, translated to MPTIALCMIVKNEEAFLKNAIESAKPLINEMIIVDTGSTDATRQIAQESGATVYDFKWENDFSKARNFTLSMAKADWVLILDGDEHLTKKDIDQIKKVMAAAPNDVVAYAFPQRFYTPKEQGQKYGEWHALKEEEKQALSKESPFFTNFTGYYDIKYITRLFKRTPEIFFQGKVHEDVNPSIGAWHKAQPVKTIVQTQIPIHHFHFLKSQEFVQEKQRWYFELSKEKYKEAKDPKIAIDLAVGYIIYENNPLAAFQRIKEAVQSQENFDKKKETLISDLMAKNKQLRGLHELFQLLDLTKHDSNSVLNLAKAYYQIKAYRAAIIVLKKLFEENPQDPLIIEYLGVCYDNIKYTEDAIRVFEHGVVVHPNNASFYFCLGALYEKAKEFGKACAAFDAAIKTGHPMGAAIKQRIEMLRKLQSGEHAHFNITMGKV